Proteins encoded within one genomic window of Cucumis sativus cultivar 9930 chromosome 3, Cucumber_9930_V3, whole genome shotgun sequence:
- the LOC101218197 gene encoding thioredoxin-related transmembrane protein 2 isoform X1, with product MLDWRQERSNFRPGEWLNLMVTEPYYLSHFLAFFSYFVIRSSANHILFYNITHLLLCRELQAILVFLIFYMFKTVRRETPEAFIADMLLFVKIFLVALASMMDYHLAIWYVIVFTGIYVFTQQPVFQGSGTCSKLTPLQLESLLTEGNNKSRFWLVEFRVSFSADCIRSSRCLPELSVTYSNKHLSFGVVDLGLFPNVAAKFGISLGGSMNQLPTYILFENAAEIARLPDLDFEVKSYPPITKRLLCRHFDLDRRLLEYAYGK from the exons ATGTTGGATTGGAGGCAGGAGCGGAGCAACTTCCGACCGGGGGAGTGGCTGAATCTAATGGTGACAGAGCCGTACtatctttctcattttctagccttcttttcctattttgttATTCGAAGCTCAGCAAATCATATTCTCTTCTATAATATCAcacatcttcttctttgccGG GAGCTTCAAGCTATTTTGGTGTTTCTGATTTTCTACATGTTTAAG ACGGTGAGAAGAGAGACGCCGGAGGCCTTTATTGCCGATATGCTGTTGTTTGTTAAG ATTTTTCTAGTTGCTCTCGCTTCTATGATGGATTATCACCTTGCAATTTGGTATGTGATCGTGTTCACAG GGATATATGTTTTTACTCAACAGCCTGTCTTCCAAGGATCAG GTACCTGCAGTAAGTTAACTCCATTGCAGCTGGAATCCTTGCTGACTGAGGGGAACAACAAGTCAAGATTCTGGCTG GTTGAGTTTCGTGTTTCTTTCTCAGCTGATTGCATACGGTCTAGCAGATGCTTGCCTGAGCTATCAGTTAC ATATTCAAACAAACATCTATCGTTTGGAGTAGTTGATCTTGGGCTCTTTCCAAATGTTGCTGCTAAATTTGGAATATCACTTGGTG GAAGTATGAACCAGCTTCCTACCTATATCTTATTTGAGAATGCAGCTGAGATTGCTCGCCTTCCAGATTTGGATTTTGAAGTAAAATCATACCCTCCAATAACCAAG CGACTTCTCTGCAGGCATTTTGACCTTGATCGCCGTCTACTTGAGTATGCATATGGAAAATAA
- the LOC101218197 gene encoding thioredoxin-related transmembrane protein 2 isoform X2, which produces MLDWRQERSNFRPGEWLNLMVTEPYYLSHFLAFFSYFVIRSSANHILFYNITHLLLCRELQAILVFLIFYMFKTVRRETPEAFIADMLLFVKIFLVALASMMDYHLAIWYVIVFTGIYVFTQQPVFQGSGTCSKLTPLQLESLLTEGNNKSRFWLVEFRVSFSADCIRSSRCLPELSVTYSNKHLSFGVVDLGLFPNVAAKFGISLGGSMNQLPTYILFENAAEIARLPDLDFEVKSYPPITKVMPVNIILRRLFPTFL; this is translated from the exons ATGTTGGATTGGAGGCAGGAGCGGAGCAACTTCCGACCGGGGGAGTGGCTGAATCTAATGGTGACAGAGCCGTACtatctttctcattttctagccttcttttcctattttgttATTCGAAGCTCAGCAAATCATATTCTCTTCTATAATATCAcacatcttcttctttgccGG GAGCTTCAAGCTATTTTGGTGTTTCTGATTTTCTACATGTTTAAG ACGGTGAGAAGAGAGACGCCGGAGGCCTTTATTGCCGATATGCTGTTGTTTGTTAAG ATTTTTCTAGTTGCTCTCGCTTCTATGATGGATTATCACCTTGCAATTTGGTATGTGATCGTGTTCACAG GGATATATGTTTTTACTCAACAGCCTGTCTTCCAAGGATCAG GTACCTGCAGTAAGTTAACTCCATTGCAGCTGGAATCCTTGCTGACTGAGGGGAACAACAAGTCAAGATTCTGGCTG GTTGAGTTTCGTGTTTCTTTCTCAGCTGATTGCATACGGTCTAGCAGATGCTTGCCTGAGCTATCAGTTAC ATATTCAAACAAACATCTATCGTTTGGAGTAGTTGATCTTGGGCTCTTTCCAAATGTTGCTGCTAAATTTGGAATATCACTTGGTG GAAGTATGAACCAGCTTCCTACCTATATCTTATTTGAGAATGCAGCTGAGATTGCTCGCCTTCCAGATTTGGATTTTGAAGTAAAATCATACCCTCCAATAACCAAG GTAATGCCtgttaatataatattacGTCGACTTTTTCCCACATTTCTTTGA